The sequence below is a genomic window from Cucumis melo cultivar AY chromosome 5, USDA_Cmelo_AY_1.0, whole genome shotgun sequence.
attataaattttgagatagtatattatagtatttataaatttattattcatttttcgCTCGTTACGATGTGAATATAAAAATGATACAAATATAAAAACAGTGAAATGACTGttctaattttgtaaatttaagttaaaactataaattttttGTGTGTGATTTTCAGCATTATTTACTAGTTTTATAAAAATTGTGAGGTCTCTTCATCCTTTTAACGTGCAAACCACCTAAAATAAACCAATGCAAGGTATAAACAAAAATAGCTTTAAGTCCAATATGAAGAGAGCAAAATGCATAATTTTAGAGATACTTTACAGAAAGAAGAGGTATTTCTTCTCCCTCTATTAAAATGGTTGGTGAGTAAGTTACTACTTAGAGTTAGAACACAAGAATAAACAAACAATTGGAGACTACAAAAAAGTCTTTTTTAGGGGATCAACAATAGAAAAATGTGATTGTCACACACTTCAATTTTGTTTCCAGCTGCCTTTACACCAAGCGAAGAGCTAGCAAACGAAGTACTTTCTGCTGCAGAGAGGAGTGGTGAGAAACTATGGAGGTTGCCAATTGAGGAAAGTTATTGGGAGTCAATGAAGTCGGGAGTTGCTGATATGGTCAACACTGGTCCTAGTCAAGGAGGTGCAATAACAGCTGCTCTATTTCTGAAACAGGTCAATATTAACTTCATATTTCTTGAACTATCAGAAAAAGAGAAGTCCTATCTTCCATCTCTTCTGttctttcattcttctttttatgtttttacCAACAAAAACGAACTGTTAAACAAATTATCCTTTTGATAGATTTATGGTTTGAAATTCTAAAACATGAATATATGTGCTTGTAGTTTGTTGATGAGAATATCCAATGGATGCACCTTGACATTGCTGGCCCTGTTTGGAATACTAAGAAGAGTGTTGGAACTGGATTTGGTGTTTCCACGTTAGTGGAGTGGGTTCTGAAGAATGCTTCTTAAGATTAGGTCCAATGATGGCAGGGACCTTAAAAAtgaataatatgaataaaaattaTATCGAGTACTAATCGATCTAAATAAGGTGGATGCTAAGAGTTTCCAGGTTGTAAGCATTTTAGTGatgattataataaataaaaagttgtATTAGATAATGTCATTTGTTATAGATTGCTGGCTATTCTAAGAGTTCTACTTTAATTTATCATTTGTCTCATTGGTATTTTATTCTTCTATTCATCTATGGCCTCATTTGCAATTGGAATATGATTTTATGATGATGAGAACAACTAgaacaaaaatgaaagaatgTTTCGTGTATTGTTCGTAACATGTCTTATGTTTTTTTCATGTATGTgattagatttgtttacataagtaaatacaaaatttaaaattgttttgtAAAATGAAAATTCTAACGTCTTATTGATACTAAGACAATAATTTAGGTGTACTTTGAgcaaaaaataagaagaaattaCAAACTAGAACGAGTTTAGTGGATGATGATGGATAAAGTTCTAAGCAATTGTAAAAATTTAGAATGTTCTACTCAAAATCTATTTTGAAgtgtattttaaattatattttaatcaatacctgattatttttcaattgagCATGTATAAGTTCGTGCATTTCTAAACACTTCATAATATATTTCAAACACAttctattttgaaaaaaagaaaaactatataTTAGACCATCCTTTAAAAtagatttagaaaaaaatgagtttattaacaaaaaaaaattatacaaatctagaaagttaatttgagaaaaataaattatgagtgtttaaatatttaattccTTTTAAATTTACAATTTGGATGAAAAACCTCACTACCACTACCACCCACTAAGTTAGTAACCGTCTAGGACAAATCTACACTCGGCATTCTCAATCGACCAACCTTCAACCACTACTTTTAGTGACTCAATCAACCAACCTTCAACCACCACTTTCGATGATCGCTACTGACCAACTTAAAGAGCACCTCGACAAATTCTTTTAcactaatttaaaattaataaaatcatatttattataaaaaaaaatgtttaagtgaagaagttttttttagatTCCCACAATACTTCaccttaattttcaaaataataataataaaccaaGAAGGAAAAATCTCAATCTATTTATTCCCCTTTGTGTATAACTCAGTCGCGGCTTAAAAGCCTCAATTATCGAAGAAGAAAGAAGCGTTTGTCAATCGGAAAAAATGGTGGCTTCCAATTTGAAGTCGGAGACTATGGATCTGATGCAGAAGAGGAGCGCTATCGAGGCCCAGATGGATGCTATCATTTCTCGCCTTTGTCAGCCCGGCGGTCCTGGACTCTCCGGAAATCTTGTCGACTCTGAGGTGGTTACAACACCTTCTTTTCCCTCCATTTCCAGGATCGAATGAAATTTCTTGTGCTTTTGTTTTCCTGAGGTGATTAGGCTTTGTATTCGAACCCCCAAgtgaaaattttggattttggtAGTTTTGTCATGCTCGATTACAACTCTTTTCTTTTGAGAATTTGTGGAGTAACCTATAGCTAATAAGCacaattgcatttttttttttttattcttttagttTCTGTGCGAAGCTGTATGAAGACTTATACATGCTCAATTGAAAATTTATTGGATATTGATGTTGGAAAAGTTTGATATATTGGTCATGAACGAAGTTGGAATTTGTTTGGATTGCAAAAAAAATATGAACAAGGCTTGATTTTCTGCGGGGTGGATGATAAGTTTTTGGTAAATCTGAGTCCAAGAGAAGATTGATTGTGTTGTAGTGCcttgtttagatttagtttgTCTATAACTTACTTTgtactttattttttaatatcttttgCAGGGGTTTCCTCGTTCAGATATAGATATTCCAGTTATTCGGTCTGAGCGTGGTCGCCTTACTGGTAGGGCAAATCCTTTTCATTACAGACACAGTTTTAGTTATGGTGTACTAAAAGGTGTTTTAATTGTAACTTTGGGAGTAGAAAAGAAATTACTTTTAGAAACCAAGCTTTGGTAGAGAGAAACGAAAGAACCTACAAGAACATAACAGAACTAGCCCAATGAAGTAACCTAGCAAACTTCAAAAAGGAATTTCGATCCATAAAAATGAAACTTGTAGAAGTCCTTCACCACCGAAGCTCGAACAAATGCATAAAATTTAGTACTTTTTCACTACTTCATTCGGATCTCTCACTCTCTCTAAGAATTCTAGAATTTGTCTCAAGCGAAATGCCCAAAATAGTTGAAAAATGAGCATTCGGTAGGATTTTGGCCATCTCCCTCAATCATAAGGCCGCAGTCTCTACTTCATGACAGTAGACTGTAAAACACTCAGGACTCCGTATCAAATTGATTAAGCTTAGTAGCACCTCCACACAATATGTTTAAGGTCCTCGGATGATACTCTGCATAGAGGGGAAAAGGAGTAGTGCTGCTGCATTCAATCCTAATTATTGACTTTCTCATGGAAGACTAGGTTGCTTAGCAAAAGACTTAACCTTCTAAGAAATTTTTCCTTCCAGAGCAAGACAAACGATGGGGAGTGACAGGGGGAGGAAAGGGAACAATGAAATGCTCGAAGGAAGAACTGGATGAGAAGCCCTAAGAAGGCACAAGGTCCATGAACGCCATTCTTCCATGAAGAATTCAAAAGTAAAAGAAAGGCAGTGACAGAGACCTCCTACAAATCCCTTCTTGGAGGGCAACAGAGGAACGCAAAAAATTTTAGCAAGGGGGAGTAAAAAATTTATTAAGTTGGTTCTAGCTCTTCAGAGATGTCTCTTTAATCGTAGAGTTAATTGCCTTATTGGATACTATAATACAAGAAATTTTAAGTTGTCTTTAGGATCATCCCAAGTTTGAAATATTTTCTTCTCTGTTTTGCGGCTTAGGTGtattaggatttaaatcaaAATGTAAAATTTATTCATATTCCGGTTTTATCCCATTGTGAGGTGTTACTTCTGAATGCTCGTGCAATTCCATTGTCTACTTGTTTTTTCATTTTGGACATTCTGTTTCTtatccaaaaataaaaaatagaaagaaaaaaaaaacttcattttggatgatcggattttttttaaacGAGAACATAGAGTTTCATCgagaaaataaatgaaagaatacacaTGCATACAAAAAACCAAAAGCCTACAGAAAAGGGGAGCTCCTCAAGAAGGGACTCCAACCATGTGAATTTTTTATGGGATTCAAATTGTAGATAAGAAACTCACTATTAATGTCTTAATGATGCTAAAAATTACTTATTTTCTTCAAGCATATTACTACAAATGAAGATCAAGTTATTACATTTCTCACATATATTATTATGTTTCAAAGTGTTAACCTGCTATTCTATCTTTTTAGAGCTAAGGAATGACCACACCGAGATCACAGAAAAGATTAATCAGAACATTCAAGTCTTGCATTCTGCAAAGCCTGCTTGTAGCTTGTCGCTCTCTAGGGATGCAGGTAATTCTGAGATAGATGTTATGCTACGGAATGACACTTATCGTTTATCCTTGCACATCTCAGTTCCAGCTGCACTAGAATTTCTGTTccatttttaattaattcagGTAGAGTTGACCATTGTATACTCGTAGTTTGCCGCTTGAATCCTCTTTTGTGCGGTCCTctttttttatgatattctaatgTTTGATTTCTTATCATCAAATATACATTCATGTTTACAGTTTGGATTCTGCTTCATTTTACGAAGAGAGAATTGGTCTTTTTAAGTAATTCCTTCGGTTGGTTATATTTCCTTATGTAATCTTATTTATTAAGTTATTAACGGGGCATTCCAATCCCTAAAAGTCTGTAAGAAAGGGTTTAAGTTGTTAGGACTCCGTAGTAGCAACTGAACTCACTACACTAGACACTAGACCTagaattaaaacaaataaaatgtgGTTTGTGAGGAGTGAGATGTCTTAACAGATTATAAGAAGTTAATTCTCAGAAATATGGAAGTTGGCGTGTCATCGACATTTTTTCCTGACGTTTTCCTTCCCTGACTCTTGCCAATTGGTACCTCTGTGTTGCGTACTTGGCTTTGTGGGAGAATTTTTATCTTCCCTCACATTCATGGTTTTCCATGTCTTTTTCATGAATTTTGTTTCTTATGAAACAAAAAGTAACAATAAATCAATAGTGATAACCAGAATATTCAAGCCATCACACGCCTTCCAATTTCAAAAGTACACATATCATATACTAGAATCACCTGCAGATATCTCTATTGAAAATTTGTCTCAAGATGGTTGTGCCATTTGAATAATCATCATGGGATCAATCCTGATTTTACCTATCACATTCATTTATTAGGGAATACTGAGGGTTCTATTGGCCAAAGGTCATCTGTCACAGCTGTTacatccccatcctcaaatgGTATTTCTCAGAGGGATTCTTCCACTGCTATGGACATAGATGCAAATGGAAGCATACCTTTTGCATTGGTTGATGAAGTAGCTGATGCATCGCCAGCAGCAGATGATGGATTACAACTAGGCGATCAAGTTCTTAAATTTGGGAATGTAGAGGGCGGTGATGATCTATTGCGTAGGCTTGCCTCTGAAGCACAGAATAACCAAGGTCGTGCAATACCTGTTGTGGTTATGAGGCATGGTACTCCGGTCAATTTGACTGTGACACCCAGATCATGGCAAGGTCGAGGTCTTCTTGGGTATGTGCATTGCTTGTCCTTTTCTCACTAGCTTGATTGTCATTTTCTCGATTTAATTGAGAAGACTAAATTATTaacacaattttttttgtacaaATTGCTCTGTGAAATGTAAAGAAATTCCCCTTTTTCACTCGCCATCCGACACAAAGTTTCTGAAAATGAAGGGCATGTTTAGGAACAATTTTTAAATGATTAAGATCgtttttgttacatttaaaaTTACTCCAAAACACATCTTTAGTCATTcaatttaatgtttaattttatattttaattgcatttttttgtcctattgaaattgattttgaatgattaGACGTATTTTTGGAGTGATTTTAAACACACATCCACACACGGACGGGCACACCAATTTTTTCTAATGGACTTCTAAGTTTTGGTAGTTCCCTTGAGAATGATCTGCTTGACTGACCATTGCCACTATTGGGTGCTTGCAGATGCCATTTTCGGATGATGTAGCTGGGCTCTATCCACAAGTTCAACCTGCCATGGTTCATCTTTCTACGTAACTATCCTCCTATTTCTTCACTTAATTTACTAGTTTAATTCTAGGTTCCATACATGTTTAACAAATTTCTCTTAACTATTCTGGATTTATAGCGATTCCCCACATAGCCCTTACTTTTTTGTCACTTTGGCATGAATACTCTGTAAATTGAAATAACATATGATAAGTTGCTCTTTTTTATGCTATTTTAGTCATGTAAGCTCCTCATGATGTCAAAACTACTTCCGAAAACATGTTAATCTTCTTGAATGAAACCAAAAATTCTATGGTTTCTTGCCTTCATTTTCCATAGCTTGTTTACTCTGAagattaaactaaaaatattaaaatctgGAAAACAGATTTTGTAGATTATATAGGAGTGGAAAAGTCAAGTCCAGGAAGATTATAACAAGTTTGTTAAAAGAGATTATTGAAAAGATGCATCAAAAGCTAAGCAAGTGGAAAGTCTTTATTCACCTACTCCATTTGGCTGCATCCAATTTATTTAGCTACTTGTTTGGTCTCTCCAGCTTGAAAAGCCACcaacataaatttcaaatgcTGCATTCCTGTTCTTCCCTcccttatttaatattattaatatagaCGTTGATGACTATTTTTCTTTACACTGGAAAGTTTTCTTTACAAATAATGTTGTTAAACTTTCCATCATTGTTAAATGATCAAAGGTTGTGATATGATATTTTGGAGAGATGCTTCAGGTTTGGAGACATTTTGGACCCATATACCACTTATTTGAGATTTTAGTTTTATCATGTATTTTTTGTCACATCAATGTTATTTAGTGGTTAAGAGATATCTCTATTTTCTATCTAAAAATGATAGGTCTGaatctttattttgtatttgtaaTGTAATACTATTGAAAATAGAACGAAGTGGAGAAAAGGTTGTAATTTAATGCGAACAAAGTCAAGCATGAAAGTTGTGtactaataattataaactaCGAGGTACAAAATACAACATAGATATCATCAAAGAACTATATttagaggaaaaaaaatgtggatATGACAATAACATCCGTATTAAAATATATGAAACTTAGGATGGAAGTATAtcaataagtttaatttttacaagtcaaataattattaaactAATCTAAAATTCATAGTTTTTGTTCTCTTGGAATTTAATTAAGGATCCACATGTTCTTTAAGAAAGAATGATGTTCGAGAAGTAAAGATAAGAAACAGTAAGGAAATGACAGTATTTTAGAAATATACAgaaaacgagaaaaaaaaaccaaattgttAAGGtcaatttgataattattttaactttttattctaaaaaataaaatgtattttttcCAAAGTTCTTGTTCTCATTTTCAGTTTTTCgtaattttagaaattttttgTTTACATTAGAAAAGTGAATTAGTTATCaaactcttcttctttttttttttttgaaaaaattaacttaaaaaaaacttttaattttagatCTAATTGATCTATGACTCTTTAAAACTCAATCAAATGAGGTTGCCAACTTCAGGAGTAAGGACTCTAACTCCTATGGACTCGGCCTTTTTACAGTTTTACGGGACTCAATGAAGACTCTATCCTATCCAATAATAAGATATGAATAAGCAATTCTCTTCCCTAGCCAATAACCGTGGAAGTCGACTGGataatttctcttcttcttacCCACCCTATGATTCAAAGTTCTTGCTTTGTTCCAACTTTTCCTATCTATGTGATTGCTTTCAGAAAGAGAATATGCGAGAGAGGAGAGCACAAGAAGATCCCTCTCTTCTTCGAGTGGGAGAGCTTAACCGTACCTGATCTATCGAAGACGAAGCCATAACTAAAGGAAGCAAGAGGAAAAAAGGAACACTTCTTTGTTTTAGTGGataaattctaattttaaaGTTCAGAGATTaaataaacataaacttaaaaatCGATGGATTACCACTTGTAATACAACGTAACCAAACAAATGTCAAATAAGTCTTATTATGTTTAtatttaactaaaaaaaatctcaaaactTTGTTTATCTTATTAAACATGGAAACAACTCAACtacttaaataaaaaatatagtatGATAGTCGTAATTTTCAATTGTTGCAATGtccctattttaaatcatagtGTTTATCATTTTTCATTCGCGGCCTCTCATTCTTATTAACTCAACTAAGATAGTATATATTTCGGTACAACCATAACTTACACTAAAATAGTTTCTACatcaaaaaaaatcttaaacaaataaaatattttataataaaaaactGAATTGTGGGGATGTGGTGCAAACACCGAGCTCGCGAGTGAACTTTTTGACATTCTTCGTTGGAATCTTCTCAAAATTCTTCTGCAGCCAACAATTTTATGCGtttatgaatttaaatttaattattgtcAGACATTTCATATCCCCATTAATTGCAAAGTTTTCAGGAGTAAATATCTTCGACAAAACCTCGAATCATTCAGTGACGAACCTCCACAACCTAAGCTAAGCCGCCTGCCAGTTTTCTCAGGTTTTTCTTGTCTTTTTCTTGCATATTATGATAATGGGTGAAATgggtttttcctttttttcttatttgtttgttttctttatgaTTTTGTTAGTGGAATTCATTTTCTGGGTTGCTTATGGAGTTGTGTTTAGTGATGCATTTGGTTTGTTTTCCCGTGTTTGAGGTGGAATTTTATATCTATGAAACGCAGGGTCTTGATGTTTTGTTTATTCATTTTGTGGATACTGTgttaatcttttcttttatttatttgtttgttataAATTGGAATGAGAATTATAAGTCATAGAAACTTTTGGTTCTGTAATTATTACAATTTAGTTGGTTTAATTAATCAGAGATGGGGTAGGGGTAAGGTTTCTTCTGCAATGTTCTTGAGAATAAACTTTATAAAGCCATTGTTCTCTAGatcaaatgaaagaatacacTATTTGGTGCCAGAATGGAAAACAGAGGCAAAGATGATCTACCGAAAAGGGGTTTTTCAGTTGAGAATGAGaaacaaagaatttctttttcaatttgttaaatgTGGAGGTGGAGCTTTCTACTTTTCTCCCAATTCTCAACTTGATGAACTTTGAGGAGTGTGAGGAATTTTGAGTGGATTGAAAACCTGAAAATTATCGCTCAAGTAGTTGGTATTTGAAATTCAGGGGATCATTTGAGTTATGAAGTATTTTGAGTTTTCTTTGATAATCATACTGCGTCAAGAAGGAACTTGTGATTTCCTCTATTTTGTTAAGAATCTCATATTGGAAAAACCAAGGAGACTTAAACTTTTTATAAGTTAGATAGGCCACTCCTCTCGTTGTCGattggttttgagatggaaCCACCGACGGATTTAGCATAAACTACTCCTCTTATTGCCAATAAGATTTCTGGAATTGCCACTTGATGGAACCCCATACAATACTATAAAATGCATTTAGGTTGCAATAAGTGGAGTGAAATTTTCTCCCACTTGTTCATTCTACCTCATGAAGCTGCATTTTCCAAAAAGATATTATGTCCTTCGGAGCTCGTTCCTGCATCGAATCAACCTGTCTAGTGGTCGGATGTCGTGAATCAGCTGTGATTCTAGCTGAAAGGTTTCCACGTCCTCTGCCGATATTAGCTGGTAATAACATGCATATTTAGTCAAAGCCTTGATTCGTGAGACTCTGCTTATACTAAAAGACCCTATTTATTTTTGCATCTTTAACCTGGAAAACCCCTTAGAACTGAAGTACTTCTAAGAAAATTACTCGCTTTTTTATTGGCTGCTCATATGTTGACTTGAATTATGCAGCATGTAAAAACCGATATTCCTAGCAAGAAAGAGTTGGAGTACATTTGATTATGTAAAGCACTTTCGTTATAGTGTATCAAGgctaaaaaatttatataaagtAATTGAGAATAGTCCTTAATTTTTATGATCTGAGTAGGCATTACTTAGTTTTCTCTTTAGCTCTCCTAAAGTTAGGCTCCAGTGCTCTCGAAGGTtgtcaaattttaattaaatactGTTAGTCTCTTCATTGAAGATTGAAGTTTTGTTAACTAACTAATAAATGATgcttttttaaaggaaaaaaaaaaggaataagaaTCTTCTTTATCTTTTACTCAATTGCATTGTTTATACAAGAAGACTTTAATTGAATGTCGTGTAGTGTCTGATTTGGTGGGTTGTCTCTATCTCTTGCTCTCTCTCACACGGTTTTGCTGCatcaattttttgaaatttggaagCTATGCTATTTTGGTATAGGTCCGCGTCTCTCTTTGAGATTCAAAGGGTATATATTACCCGATAACACATGTCTTATGATGATTCTTATATATCGATGGACATAATGGAGCAGACACCACAAGAGTCTTCAACTTCATTATGGAAACAGATCTCAACCATCAGGCAAACGGCTTTAGAAGCATACAGAAGAAAACCAATCTCACATTGGATTCTTCTTGCTCTAAGCAGTGTTGCAATGCTCATAGCTTTCCCCGCTTCATCTATACTTTCCCGTGTTTATTACGACAACGGTGGGAAGAGCAAGTGGATCATTTCCTGGGTATCGGTCGTTGGCTGGCCTATTCCggctttattattatttcccaTGTATTTCTTATCTGAAATCCGTCCTACCCCTCTGAATTGGAAGCTTAT
It includes:
- the LOC103493762 gene encoding uncharacterized protein LOC103493762 — protein: MVASNLKSETMDLMQKRSAIEAQMDAIISRLCQPGGPGLSGNLVDSEGFPRSDIDIPVIRSERGRLTELRNDHTEITEKINQNIQVLHSAKPACSLSLSRDAGNTEGSIGQRSSVTAVTSPSSNGISQRDSSTAMDIDANGSIPFALVDEVADASPAADDGLQLGDQVLKFGNVEGGDDLLRRLASEAQNNQGRAIPVVVMRHGTPVNLTVTPRSWQGRGLLGCHFRMM